From the Cyanobium sp. M30B3 genome, the window TCAGGCCTGGGGCTGCAGGCCAAGCGCGCCGACCAGGCGGCGACCGTAGGCCTCCCAGGTGTATTGGGCGGCGCGCTGGCGGGCCTGCTGGCCCATGCGGTCGCGCAGCGCGCGGTCGCCCAGCAGCAGCGCGATGCGATCGGCCAGGGCGGTCGCGTCCCGGATCGGCACGATGAAGCCATCGATGCCATCGCGCACCACCGAGCCGCAGTGGGGCGTAGTGATCACCGGCACCCCGCAGGCCATCGCCTCCAGATGCACCAGGCCGAAGCTGTCAGCGAGCGTGGGCAGCACGAACAGATCGGCGCGCCGGAACTCCTCCCGCACCTGGGAGCGGGGCACCTGGCCCAGGTAGTGGGGGCCGGCGAACAGGGGCTGTTCCACATCCACCTGCCACGGACCAACGACGCGGCACTCCAGGGGCAATGAGCGGCCGGCCAGCTGCCGCACAGCCTCGGCCAGGTAGTGGCTGCCCTTGCGCAGGCCCACCTGCCCCACGAACAGCACCCGCCCTGGCTCGGGCGCGGGTGGCAGATCAAACCAGTGCTCGGGAATGCCGTAGGGCACCCGCTGGATCTTGGCCGGATCGCAGCCCAGGGCAATCGTGCTCTGGTGGCAGTGGAGGGAGGGCACCAGCACCTGGTCCACCAGGGCCCACTTCTGGCGGTCGCGCTCCAGCCCCGCTTCCACCACCTCCTCGGGCTCGCCCTCGGCCTCGATGCCGGGGTAGCGGCGCCGTTCCTCCAGCAGGGTGCGGCCCACATCGGCAGGAATGATCAGCTCGTGCACCACGTGCAGCCCCTGGCGGCGGGCCTGGCGCACCGCCTGCAGATCGCTGTTGATGAAGTTGGTGTAGAGAGCGCTGGCGCCGGCGAAGCGCTCCCGGCAGGCCCGCTCGATCAGGAGTGCTTCCCGGCGCAGCCCCGGCAGGGCCCAGCTGAGACCGGCCAGGGGCTGGTGGCGCACCAGGGAGCGGGGCAGGTCGGCGGGGAGCTGCCTGGCCAGCAGACGCTGCAGGGCGGAAGGCTGCAGGCCCCGGGGCCAGAGCTGGTTGAGCAGCTGCAACGGCCGGTGGCTGGCGTGCAGATCGGTGTAGAAGGCGGCCAGGGCACCGGCGCGGGCCAGCAGGGTGGGCACGGCGTAGTGCATGCGGGCTCCGGCCTGGAGCACGCAGTAGCGGTGCGCAACGGCGGCCATGGGGATCACTCCTGCCCGGGTCCGCAGGAAGCGGGGGCGTCCAGCACGGCCGCCAGCCGGCGCACCGCCGTGGCCCAGGTGAACTCCTGCCAGCGCCCGGCCAGGGCCTGCCGCCACTGCAGATAGCCCGCATAGGGGGTGAGACGGGCGGCAAGCCAGTGGGCCACCTCGGTGGGGTGGGGATGGGCCGGGAACAGCTGGCCGCAGCCGTCGTCCGGCAGGGTGGCGAGAATGCCGCCCACGGCATGGGCCAGCACCGGCACGCCCAGGCGCAGGCACTCGCGGGCGGCGATCCCGAAGGCCTCGGCCTGGGAGAAGAGGGTGCCGAAATGCCAGCTGCGCAGCTCGGCCACGAAGCGGGCCGGCTGCTGCTGCTTGTCGATGAAGCCCAGGGGCTGGATGGCCGGGTGGCTAGGCAGCTGGGCGGGCGGAATGCCG encodes:
- a CDS encoding glycosyltransferase family 4 protein, whose protein sequence is MAAVAHRYCVLQAGARMHYAVPTLLARAGALAAFYTDLHASHRPLQLLNQLWPRGLQPSALQRLLARQLPADLPRSLVRHQPLAGLSWALPGLRREALLIERACRERFAGASALYTNFINSDLQAVRQARRQGLHVVHELIIPADVGRTLLEERRRYPGIEAEGEPEEVVEAGLERDRQKWALVDQVLVPSLHCHQSTIALGCDPAKIQRVPYGIPEHWFDLPPAPEPGRVLFVGQVGLRKGSHYLAEAVRQLAGRSLPLECRVVGPWQVDVEQPLFAGPHYLGQVPRSQVREEFRRADLFVLPTLADSFGLVHLEAMACGVPVITTPHCGSVVRDGIDGFIVPIRDATALADRIALLLGDRALRDRMGQQARQRAAQYTWEAYGRRLVGALGLQPQA